A segment of the Nitrospinota bacterium genome:
CGGCGGTCTTGACGATGAGGCGGACAGGTGGAGGGTTGAATCGGACGCTGGGCTGATGGCCCGGGCAGGTCAATTGCTTGAATCGGAAACGGCGTTTGTGCTGTACCATGAACTGGGGCATTCGCAGATGGACAGGAACCTGGCCGGCGCCGGCGATTCGGCGGAGCTTCGGGCGGACGTGTTTTCCGCCGGGGCGATGTCGGCGGCGGGGATTCCCATGGATGGGGTGGACTTGGTGTTCTCCGTGCTTGAACGGGTGTCGCCGGAAGGGACCGCCGCGCATCCGTCATCCGGCGAAAGGGAATGGCTTGTGACGCGGGCCGGGAGTTCCGGCGGCATGGCGGGCATGATCGAATAAAGGGGAGAAAAGCATGACGCAATACTCGCATGTGGAGGCGCACATACCGCTTACGGCCACCCTCCTGCCCAGGGAACGGTGGGAGGAAGTGACCTCCAGGATCATCGAGGACCCGGTGGTGACGGAGTTTAGAACCCCGCCGCGTGTGACGGACGAGGCGCTGGCCGAGTGGCTCAACCTTCTGGACTCCAAGCTGGACGCGGTCCTAAAACTGCTCACCCTTGCCCGCGAGGGTTTTGCGTCCCTGCCGCTTCGCGGGGTGACAATCCACGGCGGCGGGATGGTGTTCGGCTCCAGCCAGAACTTTCCGGCCGGATCGGTGGTGGAAATCAAGATGGTGCTGCCGACGGTGTCGCCGCTTGCGATGTACGTTTACGGCAAGGTGACCTCCACGGTCGCCGAGGTGGACGGCAGATGGGCGGTGGCGGTGGACTTTGTTTACATGGAAGAGCAGGTGCGCGACGAGATCATAGAGTTCGTGTTCCAGCGGGAGCGGGAGCTTATCAGGGAAAAGAAAGAAGGGGGCCAGGCGTAAATGGTAGTCATCGCGGGGGGCCTCATCGT
Coding sequences within it:
- a CDS encoding PilZ domain-containing protein; the protein is MTQYSHVEAHIPLTATLLPRERWEEVTSRIIEDPVVTEFRTPPRVTDEALAEWLNLLDSKLDAVLKLLTLAREGFASLPLRGVTIHGGGMVFGSSQNFPAGSVVEIKMVLPTVSPLAMYVYGKVTSTVAEVDGRWAVAVDFVYMEEQVRDEIIEFVFQRERELIREKKEGGQA